One Microcaecilia unicolor chromosome 4, aMicUni1.1, whole genome shotgun sequence genomic region harbors:
- the SLC46A1 gene encoding proton-coupled folate transporter, with protein sequence MQPAPARPWPLSVEPLLFLAMFALALQGPLTTQYLWDRLGAGIGYNGTRERGCGNQSGPRDPLQQEVETMTAHWNLYINLGGFLAGLFSVMLLGPWSDSVGRRPALILPAIGLSLQAAIYLVVMYQKLHVGYFLVGRILSGLTGDFNMILAGCFASVADTSDRRSRTFRVAILEACLGIAGMLASIIGGHWRKAQGYINPFWLVFAVNLVVLLYIIFCVQESVREKKPTKLFTRRHYMSVYRLFTEPGEDKHRVNLCLYSLALLLVVTVHFGAKDLFVLYELSSPLCWGSDLIGYGSAAEHLTYLSSLAGLRALQVCFKDAWVAEMGLISNISGLIVISLATTTSLMFTGFGIRFLAMATTPVIRSKLSKLVDEREQGALFASVACVEGLSSLISTGVFNSLYPATLTFMKGFPFLFGGVLLLIPVAIIGLIEICKPKPEYREFTEASIN encoded by the exons ATGCAGCCGGCCCCCGCCCGTCCTTGGCCGCTGTCCGTGGAGCCGCTGCTCTTCCTGGCGATGTTCGCGCTGGCGCTTCAGGGGCCGCTCACCACGCAGTACCTGTGGGATCGGCTCGGAGCGGGGATCGGCTACAACGGCACCAGAGAGCGGGGCTGCGGCAACCAGAGCGGGCCCCGGGACCCGCTGCAGCAG GAAGTGGAAACAATGACCGCTCACTGGAACCTATACATTAACCTGGGAGGATTTCTGGCTGGTCTGTTCTCCGTCATGCTGCTCGGACCCTGGAGTGACAGTGTTGGGCGCCGTCCAGCGCTGATTCTACCAGCTATTGGCCTATCCTTGCAGGCTGCCATCTACCTTGTTGTCAtgtaccaaaaattgcatgttgGCTACTTCTTGGTTGGTCGCATTCTGAGTGGTCTGACTGGAGACTTCAACATGATCCTTGCAGGCTGCTTTGCCTCCGTTGCCGATACAAGTGACAGGCGTTCACGTACATTTCGTGTGGCGATCCTGGAGGCCTGCTTGGGGATAGCGGGCATGCTTGCCAGTATCATTGGAGGACATTGGCGCAAAGCCCAAGGCTACATCAACCCCTTCTGGTTGGTGTTCGCTGTGAACCTTGTCGTGCTGCTCTATATCATCTTTTGTGTCCAAGAATCTGTGCGGGAAAAGAAACCCACTAAACTGTTTACCAGGCGCCATTACATGTCCGTGTACCGTCTGTTCACAGAGCCAGGCGAGGACAAACACCGTGTCAACCTCTGTCTGTATTCACTGGCCCTTCTGCTTGTTGTGACTGTGCATTTCGGGGCCAAGGACCTCTTTGTGTTGTATGAGCTCAGTTCACCGCTGTGCTGGGGCTCTGATCTCATTGGTTATGGCTCAGCAGCTGAACACCTGACCTATCTAAGCAGCCTGGCAGGACTGAGGGCACTGCAAGTATGCTTTAAGGATGCTTGGGTGGCAGAAATGGGTCTTATTTCCAACATCTCTGGACTGATTGTGATTTCATTGGCAACGACAACATCCCTGATGTTTACAG GTTTCGGGATCCGGTTTTTGGCAATGGCAACAACACCCGTAATACGGTCAAAGCTTTCAAAACTTGTGGACGAGAGAGAACAGG GTGCTCTCTTTGCATCCGTGGCCTGTGTAGAAGGTCTCTCATCTCTAATATCCACAGGAGTCTTTAATTCCCTTTACCCTGCGACCCTGACCTTCATGAAGggatttccctttctctttggaGGAGTTCTGCTTCTTATTCCAGTTGCAATTATCGG